A single genomic interval of Spirosoma linguale DSM 74 harbors:
- a CDS encoding RNA polymerase, sigma-24 subunit, ECF subfamily (TIGRFAM: RNA polymerase sigma factor, sigma-70 family~PFAM: sigma-70 region 2 domain protein; Sigma-70 region 4 type 2~KEGG: xcb:XC_1474 RNA polymerase ECF-type sigma factor), whose amino-acid sequence MTLQDEFIEQIQKHQALLNKLVFLYADQTEDRHDLRQEILLQAWRSYATFRGDAKFSTWLYRVGLNVSLTRLNDRKRQPSAELDDTMEGGPATFESDDQLRFILQQFNTLDRTLLVMSMDGYTNDEIAESMGISAGNVRTKLHRLRQKIDKIWI is encoded by the coding sequence TTGACCCTTCAGGACGAGTTTATCGAACAGATACAGAAACACCAGGCGTTACTCAACAAACTGGTGTTTCTGTATGCTGATCAGACCGAAGATCGGCACGATCTGCGTCAGGAGATTTTACTCCAGGCGTGGCGGTCGTATGCTACGTTTCGGGGCGACGCTAAATTCTCGACCTGGCTGTATCGAGTTGGGTTGAATGTATCCCTGACCCGGCTCAATGACCGAAAACGACAACCATCGGCGGAGTTAGACGACACCATGGAGGGTGGTCCCGCTACGTTTGAGTCCGACGATCAGCTTCGGTTTATACTCCAGCAGTTCAACACCCTTGACAGAACCCTATTGGTGATGAGTATGGACGGCTACACAAACGACGAAATCGCCGAATCAATGGGGATTAGTGCCGGTAATGTGCGCACCAAACTGCATCGACTTCGACAGAAAATTGACAAAATATGGATCTGA
- a CDS encoding NmrA family protein (PFAM: NmrA family protein; NAD-dependent epimerase/dehydratase~KEGG: mlo:mll7605 hypothetical protein): MTTKKSLHVLVYGATGSQASPVVWKLLEKGHRPYVFTRHPEKASAMQAAGAVVVEGDMTDAARLREASKGMDAVALLVPFFNSDPGTTGRNAIDAAKDAGVPLLVYNTSGLTPPAKTGNPTIDIRIDLTNYLQASGIPAIILQPTVYMENWFGPYTAPYVAGQNQVAYPNPPDMRVGWIASEDVGAFVAEAIERPELAGSSFVLSGPENLTGIALADQFSLGLGRPVRYYAMPPQEFGDILGGIFGPEGGAAVASEYQKLWDNPTRPVMYADMEPVLATLPVRLTTVREWVAKHASAFSQ, from the coding sequence ATGACAACGAAAAAATCACTTCATGTTCTGGTTTACGGTGCCACGGGCTCTCAAGCCAGCCCAGTTGTATGGAAACTTCTCGAAAAAGGGCATCGCCCCTATGTGTTCACCCGGCATCCCGAAAAAGCGTCGGCCATGCAGGCGGCTGGTGCTGTCGTGGTTGAGGGCGACATGACCGATGCCGCCAGATTACGGGAAGCCAGCAAAGGTATGGATGCCGTGGCCCTGCTGGTGCCGTTCTTTAACAGCGATCCGGGCACAACGGGTCGCAACGCCATCGATGCCGCCAAAGACGCGGGCGTACCGCTGCTGGTCTATAACACCAGCGGCTTAACCCCGCCCGCGAAAACGGGAAACCCAACCATCGACATTCGCATAGACCTGACGAACTACCTTCAGGCGAGTGGCATACCGGCAATTATTCTCCAGCCAACGGTATATATGGAAAACTGGTTTGGCCCCTATACGGCCCCTTACGTTGCCGGACAGAATCAGGTGGCCTATCCAAATCCGCCCGATATGCGGGTTGGCTGGATTGCCAGCGAGGATGTAGGCGCGTTCGTTGCAGAAGCCATCGAACGGCCCGAATTAGCAGGCTCTTCGTTTGTATTGAGCGGGCCGGAAAATCTGACCGGTATTGCCCTGGCCGATCAGTTTTCACTCGGACTGGGTCGCCCCGTCCGCTATTATGCAATGCCCCCGCAGGAGTTTGGAGACATTCTGGGTGGCATTTTCGGACCGGAGGGCGGAGCTGCCGTGGCGAGTGAATACCAGAAATTGTGGGACAATCCAACTCGGCCCGTTATGTATGCAGATATGGAGCCGGTTTTGGCTACGTTACCCGTTCGGCTAACCACCGTGCGGGAGTGGGTCGCCAAACATGCGTCCGCGTTTTCGCAGTAG
- a CDS encoding transcriptional regulator, HxlR family (PFAM: helix-turn-helix HxlR type~KEGG: dal:Dalk_2971 transcriptional regulator, HxlR family) codes for MTRNVCLRNPQPIHDTLELVGGKWKMVILATLLERGDLRFGELQRAVGDITPRILSHELKQLEENKMITRRVYDTSPITVEYGITAYGRTLETVIVALFEWGVTHRQTIMHENAAETPEAGVKASSPFD; via the coding sequence ATGACACGAAACGTTTGTTTACGGAATCCCCAACCCATTCACGATACACTCGAACTGGTTGGTGGGAAATGGAAAATGGTCATTCTGGCCACTTTACTCGAACGGGGCGACCTTCGCTTTGGTGAATTACAGCGGGCTGTGGGCGACATTACCCCGCGTATACTCTCGCATGAGCTAAAGCAACTGGAAGAAAACAAGATGATTACCCGTCGCGTCTATGACACCTCGCCCATAACGGTCGAGTACGGCATCACCGCCTACGGCCGAACCCTGGAAACGGTCATTGTCGCCCTGTTTGAGTGGGGTGTCACGCACCGGCAAACGATTATGCACGAGAATGCCGCCGAAACGCCGGAGGCAGGTGTTAAGGCATCATCGCCGTTTGATTGA
- a CDS encoding SMP-30/Gluconolaconase/LRE domain protein (PFAM: SMP-30/Gluconolaconase/LRE domain protein; Arylesterase~KEGG: kpn:KPN_03982 putative outer membrane protein; gluconolactonase): MNNYIRSGFIMAISLAMSGNLFSQSSTMTQTDSETLIAPNATLQKISSQFKFTEGPAADKKGAVYFTDQPNDKIWKYDVDGQLSLFMDKTGRSNGMYFDKKGNLITCADEKNEIWSISPDKKVTVLFTDFQGHKLNGPNDLWLDSKGGIYFTDPYYQRDYWERKKPEIEGQKVYYLPKGTKEARIVDGDLKQPNGIIGTPDGKHLFVADIRDNKTYRYDIQADGTLMNRELYVSQGSDGMTLDNKGNLYITGKGVTIYGPDRVKIQNIPVPSGWVGNVCFGGKNHDMLFITASESVYTLQMKVKGAK, translated from the coding sequence ATGAACAATTACATCCGGTCCGGCTTTATAATGGCAATTTCTCTGGCTATGTCGGGGAATCTGTTTAGCCAATCCAGTACTATGACACAGACCGATTCTGAAACGCTTATTGCGCCAAACGCAACGCTTCAAAAGATATCCAGTCAGTTTAAGTTTACCGAAGGACCTGCCGCCGATAAAAAAGGCGCGGTCTATTTTACGGACCAACCCAACGATAAAATCTGGAAATACGATGTTGACGGGCAGTTGTCGCTGTTTATGGACAAGACGGGGCGTTCCAATGGCATGTACTTCGATAAAAAAGGTAATCTGATTACCTGTGCCGACGAAAAAAATGAGATATGGTCCATAAGCCCCGATAAGAAAGTTACCGTCCTGTTTACCGATTTTCAAGGGCATAAACTCAATGGCCCTAATGATCTGTGGCTTGACTCAAAAGGCGGTATCTATTTCACGGACCCTTACTACCAGCGGGATTACTGGGAGCGTAAAAAGCCGGAAATCGAGGGGCAGAAAGTGTATTACTTACCCAAGGGCACGAAGGAAGCAAGGATCGTTGACGGCGATCTGAAACAGCCGAACGGGATAATCGGTACGCCCGATGGCAAGCATCTATTTGTAGCCGATATTCGGGATAACAAAACGTATCGATACGATATACAGGCAGACGGAACGCTGATGAATCGCGAGTTATACGTAAGCCAGGGGTCTGATGGCATGACGCTCGACAACAAAGGGAACCTGTACATAACGGGGAAAGGCGTAACGATCTACGGGCCGGACCGGGTGAAAATTCAGAATATTCCAGTGCCATCTGGCTGGGTCGGCAACGTCTGCTTCGGCGGTAAAAACCACGATATGCTTTTCATTACCGCATCGGAGTCGGTTTACACCCTCCAGATGAAGGTAAAGGGAGCAAAGTAA
- a CDS encoding ribonuclease BN (PFAM: ribonuclease BN~KEGG: mfa:Mfla_1209 ribonuclease BN) translates to MKKVVPVFRLLKQAFSNLQANDPIRMAGATAFFSFFGLPPIVIILSRVLSGLFNDHYQRISGQLFDELADLFGSRSANQLEDISERLQLPKPDMALTALSLLLLLIASTTLFTIVKNSLNQLWNVKRKTGRQAYRVLGDKLIALAIILGSGLLFSISLALEQLMNQVSSSLSLSSLVYYREIMTLGHQFVSILIRMVWFAILFKFLPDVNIPWRVVWPGAFFTSLLFKFGEWVLNKLLITSSVGPMYGRSGAIILVLLFVFYGALMFYYGAAFTRQYSEWSHLGASPTKSAIAYTITEVASSDNKKE, encoded by the coding sequence TTGAAAAAGGTAGTGCCTGTTTTCCGGCTTCTCAAGCAAGCCTTCAGCAATCTGCAGGCAAACGACCCCATTCGTATGGCGGGGGCCACGGCTTTCTTTTCCTTTTTCGGTTTGCCGCCCATCGTCATCATTCTCAGTCGGGTCCTGAGCGGGCTGTTCAACGACCATTACCAGCGCATCAGTGGGCAGTTATTCGATGAACTGGCCGACCTGTTCGGGTCCAGAAGTGCTAATCAACTGGAAGATATTTCGGAGCGGCTGCAACTGCCCAAGCCCGATATGGCCCTGACGGCCCTTAGCCTGTTGCTGCTGCTGATCGCGTCGACCACCTTATTCACCATCGTTAAAAACTCACTCAATCAGCTCTGGAACGTAAAGCGCAAAACCGGGCGTCAGGCGTATCGGGTTCTTGGCGATAAGCTGATTGCTCTGGCCATCATTCTGGGTTCCGGCCTGCTGTTCAGTATATCGCTGGCACTGGAGCAGTTGATGAATCAGGTGAGCAGCAGTCTGTCGCTTTCGTCGCTGGTGTATTATCGGGAAATAATGACCCTGGGTCACCAGTTCGTTTCTATTCTGATCCGGATGGTCTGGTTCGCCATACTGTTCAAATTTCTGCCCGATGTGAATATACCCTGGCGGGTTGTCTGGCCGGGGGCGTTCTTTACGAGTCTGTTATTTAAGTTTGGGGAGTGGGTGCTGAATAAGCTCTTGATAACTAGCTCGGTAGGGCCTATGTACGGCCGGTCGGGGGCTATTATTCTGGTGTTGCTCTTCGTGTTTTATGGCGCACTAATGTTCTATTATGGGGCCGCTTTTACCCGTCAATACAGCGAGTGGTCACATTTGGGGGCATCGCCAACAAAGAGTGCCATCGCGTATACCATTACAGAAGTAGCGTCGTCGGACAATAAAAAAGAGTAG
- a CDS encoding protein of unknown function DUF72 (PFAM: protein of unknown function DUF72~KEGG: dal:Dalk_2815 protein of unknown function DUF72): MGVYIGTSGWSYDHWQGVLYPNPTPVAKRLGYYIQKFQTVELNSSFYRWPKQTTFTGWEQRLPDGFLLTVKAPRGLTHAKKLYQPEVWMERIKTCWHELKQKRAVLLVQLAPQQAYDYDRLAYFLDQIPPWLHTTVEFRHPSWNNEAVFSLLEQHQVAYCIMSGARLPCILRVTAPFVYVRMHGPDTEHLYGGSYSDADLHWWASRIREWADMGKDVFVYFNNDGGGNAVRNALALQQLVG; the protein is encoded by the coding sequence ATGGGCGTTTACATTGGTACATCGGGCTGGAGTTATGACCATTGGCAGGGCGTCTTGTACCCGAACCCAACCCCCGTGGCCAAACGGCTGGGGTATTACATACAGAAATTCCAGACGGTTGAACTCAACAGCAGTTTCTACCGATGGCCCAAACAGACTACGTTCACCGGCTGGGAACAGCGCCTGCCAGACGGTTTTTTGCTGACAGTGAAAGCACCCCGAGGGCTGACCCACGCCAAAAAGCTGTACCAGCCGGAAGTTTGGATGGAGCGCATCAAAACCTGCTGGCATGAACTAAAACAGAAACGGGCCGTTCTGCTGGTGCAACTGGCCCCTCAGCAGGCGTATGATTACGACCGGTTGGCGTACTTTCTGGATCAGATTCCGCCCTGGCTGCATACCACCGTTGAGTTCCGGCATCCAAGCTGGAACAACGAAGCTGTTTTTTCTCTCCTTGAGCAGCACCAGGTCGCGTATTGCATTATGAGCGGTGCCCGGCTGCCCTGTATTTTGCGCGTGACGGCCCCGTTTGTATACGTGCGTATGCATGGACCCGATACCGAGCATTTGTACGGCGGCTCCTATTCCGATGCCGATTTGCATTGGTGGGCCAGCCGAATTAGGGAATGGGCAGATATGGGAAAAGATGTGTTCGTTTATTTCAATAACGATGGCGGAGGCAACGCCGTGCGCAATGCCCTGGCGTTACAGCAACTGGTTGGGTAA
- a CDS encoding protein of unknown function DUF1452 (PFAM: protein of unknown function DUF1452~KEGG: cti:RALTA_B2109 hypothetical protein), whose translation METQPSTPASKGFLERFSSAVARATGSSAAFLLALATVIIWALSGPIFGYSEDWQLVINTGTTIITFLMVFLIQKAQNKESMSVQLKLNELIAATKGASNRLVSVENLTEEELAVLQQHYQTMAEITKKASDLRQSHSVEEAIKDASEKLEDESGTGHTL comes from the coding sequence ATGGAAACTCAACCCTCAACACCTGCCAGCAAAGGCTTTTTAGAACGTTTTTCTTCAGCTGTCGCGAGAGCTACGGGCAGCTCAGCAGCTTTCCTGCTGGCCCTGGCCACGGTCATCATCTGGGCCTTGAGCGGCCCTATTTTCGGCTACTCAGAAGACTGGCAACTGGTCATCAATACCGGTACAACCATTATTACCTTTCTGATGGTGTTTTTAATTCAGAAGGCGCAAAATAAGGAGTCGATGTCGGTTCAATTGAAACTCAATGAACTCATAGCCGCAACCAAAGGAGCCAGTAACCGGCTGGTATCGGTTGAGAACCTGACCGAAGAGGAACTGGCCGTCTTGCAACAGCACTACCAGACGATGGCAGAAATCACCAAAAAAGCATCTGATCTGCGCCAGTCGCACTCCGTTGAAGAAGCCATTAAAGATGCGTCTGAAAAGCTGGAGGATGAGTCGGGAACAGGCCATACCTTGTAA
- a CDS encoding type I phosphodiesterase/nucleotide pyrophosphatase (PFAM: type I phosphodiesterase/nucleotide pyrophosphatase~KEGG: gbm:Gbem_1823 type I phosphodiesterase/nucleotide pyrophosphatase), with product MKKTVVLDVVGLSYSLIGEHTPFLKQWFAGKHQATIDPMLPALTTSAQSTYVTGKWPSETGIVGNGWYDRTDSEVKFWKQSNKLVAGEKIWERARKIDPSFTVSKMFWWYNMYSSADYSATPRPQYPSDGMKLPDCYTQPGDLRDRLQQELGTFPLFQFWGPATTIKSSRWIADASMLVDKWHNPTLTLIYLPHLDYCLQKFGQDFSKIGNDLREIDDVCRDLIQYYEKQGAEIIVLSEYGITNVSKPIHINRILREAGMIRYREERGLEMFDAGASPAFATPDHQIAHVYINDPSVFEKVRTLLESTPGIELVLDKEQQKDYHIDHERSGDLVVVADADSWFTYYYWLDDARAPDYARLVAIHQKPGYDPVEMFMDQTNPLIKLKAGYKLGRKLLGFRYLMNVISLDATLVKGSHGRTDTPREYHPVYVSSQNVGESMTATDVYDRIWETMAAEITEKQTR from the coding sequence ATGAAAAAGACCGTAGTACTCGACGTTGTCGGCTTGTCGTATTCGCTCATTGGCGAGCACACGCCTTTTCTGAAACAGTGGTTTGCCGGTAAACACCAGGCCACTATAGATCCCATGCTGCCCGCCCTGACCACGTCGGCGCAGTCGACCTACGTTACCGGCAAATGGCCCAGCGAAACGGGTATTGTCGGCAATGGCTGGTACGACCGTACCGATTCGGAAGTGAAGTTCTGGAAACAGTCCAACAAGCTCGTGGCGGGCGAAAAAATCTGGGAACGGGCCAGGAAAATCGACCCCAGCTTTACAGTCTCCAAAATGTTCTGGTGGTACAACATGTACTCGTCTGCCGACTACTCGGCCACGCCCCGGCCGCAGTATCCGTCAGATGGCATGAAGCTCCCCGATTGCTACACCCAGCCCGGCGACCTCCGCGACCGGCTTCAGCAGGAACTCGGTACCTTTCCGCTGTTTCAGTTCTGGGGACCAGCCACCACCATTAAAAGCAGCCGCTGGATTGCCGATGCATCCATGCTGGTTGATAAATGGCACAACCCGACGCTGACGCTGATTTACCTGCCTCACCTGGATTACTGTCTCCAGAAATTTGGCCAGGATTTCTCGAAAATAGGCAACGACCTCCGCGAGATCGACGATGTTTGCCGCGACCTGATTCAGTATTACGAAAAGCAGGGTGCCGAAATCATTGTGCTGTCAGAATACGGCATTACGAACGTCAGCAAGCCCATTCACATTAACCGGATTCTGCGCGAAGCTGGAATGATCCGTTACCGCGAAGAGCGTGGACTGGAGATGTTCGATGCCGGGGCTTCCCCCGCCTTCGCTACCCCCGACCACCAGATTGCGCACGTATACATCAACGACCCGAGTGTCTTTGAGAAAGTGCGCACGCTGCTGGAGAGTACACCGGGCATTGAACTGGTGCTGGACAAAGAGCAGCAAAAAGATTACCATATCGACCACGAACGCTCCGGCGACCTCGTTGTTGTGGCCGATGCCGATAGCTGGTTCACGTATTACTACTGGCTCGACGATGCCCGCGCCCCGGACTATGCCCGCCTGGTGGCCATTCACCAGAAACCCGGTTATGACCCCGTGGAGATGTTTATGGACCAGACCAATCCGCTTATTAAACTTAAGGCCGGGTATAAGCTGGGCCGCAAACTGCTGGGCTTCCGGTACCTGATGAACGTCATTTCGCTGGACGCTACCCTCGTGAAAGGTTCGCACGGACGGACCGATACCCCGCGCGAATACCACCCGGTTTACGTAAGCAGCCAGAACGTGGGCGAATCCATGACCGCTACGGACGTATACGACAGAATATGGGAAACAATGGCCGCCGAAATCACCGAAAAACAGACGCGGTAA
- a CDS encoding conserved hypothetical protein (KEGG: nha:Nham_0985 hypothetical protein): MKTLLGHLGYCTNIHTGETWTDHFAALQQAIPALKQRLSPDAPFGIGLRLSNIASEELEIPENLVAFQHWLAENECYVFTMNGFPFGGFHDTAVKDQVHTPDWTTEARVEYTKRLFRILSVLLPVDELGNGIQGGVSTSPLSYRHWFEWDQPAARDYIYSQTTQNVLEVVADLIRLRRQTDRLMHLDLEPEPDGVIETSDEFISWFTDYLLPMGIDQFSTEFGLTDEEAEATICEHVRLCYDVCHFAVGYERAADVLDKLRSYGLRVGKIQISAALKAEFPADPAGRQAVRQAFEQFNEPTYLHQVVARTKSGALLRYPDLPEALAALDDTHAEWRAHFHVPLFVSDYGVLQSTQDDIREVLQLQAERRFTNQMEVETYTWGVLPDELKKELIDSIEREVKWVQQFP, encoded by the coding sequence ATGAAAACGCTTCTCGGACACCTGGGTTACTGTACCAATATTCATACGGGCGAAACCTGGACAGACCACTTTGCCGCCCTGCAACAAGCCATACCAGCGCTGAAACAGCGGCTTTCGCCTGATGCGCCCTTTGGCATTGGATTGCGGCTGTCTAACATAGCCAGTGAAGAGCTGGAAATTCCCGAAAACCTGGTCGCCTTTCAGCACTGGCTGGCCGAAAACGAGTGTTACGTCTTCACCATGAATGGCTTCCCCTTCGGTGGCTTTCATGATACCGCCGTCAAAGATCAGGTGCATACACCCGACTGGACTACCGAGGCAAGGGTCGAGTACACCAAACGGCTGTTCCGGATTTTGTCGGTGCTGCTGCCAGTCGATGAGTTGGGCAATGGCATACAGGGGGGCGTATCTACCTCACCCCTCTCCTACCGGCATTGGTTCGAGTGGGATCAACCGGCGGCCCGCGATTATATCTATTCCCAGACGACCCAGAATGTCCTCGAAGTAGTTGCAGACCTGATCCGGTTACGTCGGCAGACCGACCGGCTTATGCACCTCGATCTGGAGCCCGAACCGGACGGCGTTATCGAAACATCCGACGAGTTTATCAGCTGGTTTACGGACTATCTGCTGCCCATGGGTATCGACCAGTTCAGTACCGAATTTGGCCTGACTGATGAAGAAGCCGAAGCTACCATCTGCGAACACGTTCGGTTATGCTACGACGTTTGCCATTTTGCGGTAGGCTACGAACGGGCCGCTGATGTACTGGACAAACTCAGAAGTTATGGTCTGCGCGTCGGTAAAATTCAGATCAGTGCCGCTTTAAAAGCTGAGTTTCCGGCTGATCCAGCGGGACGACAGGCGGTCCGGCAGGCGTTTGAGCAGTTTAACGAACCTACGTACCTGCATCAGGTGGTAGCCCGAACAAAATCCGGTGCCTTGCTCCGCTACCCGGACTTACCCGAAGCGCTGGCCGCGCTGGACGACACCCATGCCGAATGGCGGGCGCACTTCCACGTTCCGCTGTTTGTATCGGACTATGGTGTGTTGCAGTCTACACAGGATGACATCCGGGAAGTACTTCAGTTGCAGGCCGAACGGCGCTTTACGAACCAGATGGAAGTAGAAACCTACACCTGGGGCGTGCTACCGGACGAATTGAAAAAAGAGCTGATTGATTCGATTGAACGAGAAGTGAAGTGGGTTCAACAATTCCCTTGA
- a CDS encoding 3-dehydroquinate synthase (PFAM: 3-dehydroquinate synthase~KEGG: nha:Nham_0984 3-dehydroquinate synthase), producing MSHLQQSFTVKFVYNVFFTGKLFDSTNSLLADFFTQQATGDLKKKLLFVVDSGVIDSHPDLSEKIKSYFSHHTNLVELVPDFLLIPGGEAAKNDPDLVEKIVAAVDTYGIDRHSYVAAIGGGSVLDLVGYAAAISHRGIRHIRIPTTVLSQNDSGVGVKNGVNYKAKKNFLGTFVPPVAVFNDSEFLQTLDDRDWRAGISEAIKVALIKDRAFFEWIEANAEALAARDMTVMSYLIHRCADMHLQHIAGGDPFEMGSSRPLDFGHWSAHKLEQLTNFELRHGEAVAIGIALDSLYSQQLGWLTEADTNRILSTLRTLGFSLYQPMLDADNSAGVLKGLSEFREHLGGQLTIMLLKGLGHGVEVHEMDADRIRQAIATLREHELSTTV from the coding sequence ATGAGTCATTTGCAGCAGTCTTTCACGGTTAAATTCGTTTATAACGTCTTCTTTACCGGAAAACTTTTTGATAGTACCAATTCATTACTCGCCGATTTTTTTACTCAACAGGCCACCGGTGATTTAAAGAAAAAACTCTTGTTCGTCGTTGATTCAGGCGTCATCGACTCGCATCCTGATTTGTCCGAAAAGATAAAATCCTATTTTTCTCATCATACCAACCTTGTCGAGCTTGTCCCTGATTTTCTGCTTATTCCGGGGGGCGAAGCAGCCAAGAATGACCCTGACCTGGTCGAAAAAATTGTAGCCGCTGTTGATACGTACGGCATTGACCGCCACTCGTATGTAGCCGCTATCGGGGGCGGCTCCGTTCTCGATTTGGTGGGCTACGCAGCCGCCATCTCGCACCGGGGCATTCGCCATATCCGTATTCCAACCACCGTTCTTTCGCAGAACGATTCGGGCGTGGGGGTAAAAAATGGCGTTAACTACAAGGCCAAAAAGAATTTCCTCGGCACGTTTGTACCACCCGTAGCGGTTTTCAACGACAGCGAATTTCTTCAGACGCTCGACGACCGCGACTGGCGGGCGGGCATTTCGGAAGCCATTAAAGTAGCGCTCATCAAAGACAGGGCCTTCTTCGAGTGGATCGAGGCAAACGCCGAAGCCCTGGCGGCCCGCGATATGACGGTTATGAGCTACCTCATCCACCGCTGCGCCGACATGCACCTCCAGCACATTGCCGGGGGCGACCCGTTTGAGATGGGTTCGTCGAGACCGCTGGACTTTGGTCACTGGAGCGCACACAAGCTGGAACAACTTACCAACTTCGAGCTGCGTCATGGCGAAGCCGTTGCCATTGGCATTGCCCTCGACAGCCTGTATTCGCAGCAACTCGGCTGGCTTACCGAAGCCGATACCAACCGTATTTTAAGCACGCTCCGTACCCTTGGCTTCTCGCTCTACCAGCCCATGCTCGACGCCGACAACAGCGCGGGCGTCCTGAAAGGGCTGTCGGAGTTCCGGGAGCATCTGGGCGGACAACTGACCATCATGCTGCTAAAAGGCCTCGGTCATGGCGTTGAAGTGCATGAGATGGATGCCGACCGGATTCGGCAGGCGATTGCCACCCTGCGCGAGCACGAATTATCAACCACAGTTTAG
- a CDS encoding short-chain dehydrogenase/reductase SDR (PFAM: short-chain dehydrogenase/reductase SDR; KR domain protein; NAD-dependent epimerase/dehydratase~KEGG: oxidoreductase, short chain dehydrogenase/reductase family ; K00540) produces the protein MSRIALITGATSGIGRATAKAFADLEYRLILCGRRQERLAELEEQLGAQTAVTTLSFDVRDWAEVSDAISSLPDEWKAIDILVNNAGNAFGMSPIQDGDIADWDLMIDGNVQGLLYVSKAVTPGMVERQRGHIVNLSSIAGKQTYANGAVYCASKAAVEAISTGMRLDLTQHGIKVTNIAPGAVETEFSVVRFKGDTERAAKVYEGFSPLTADDIADTIVYAVTAPANVTIADMTILASAQAAATTIHRK, from the coding sequence ATGTCTCGTATTGCCCTCATTACCGGCGCAACCTCTGGCATTGGCCGCGCTACGGCTAAAGCATTTGCCGATCTGGAATACCGTCTCATTCTTTGCGGTCGTCGGCAGGAACGTCTGGCCGAACTGGAAGAACAGCTTGGTGCACAGACTGCCGTGACTACCCTCAGTTTCGATGTGCGCGACTGGGCCGAAGTCAGTGACGCCATCAGCAGCCTGCCCGATGAGTGGAAGGCTATCGACATTCTGGTGAACAATGCCGGAAACGCCTTTGGGATGTCGCCCATTCAGGATGGCGACATTGCCGACTGGGATTTGATGATCGACGGAAATGTGCAGGGGTTATTGTATGTGTCGAAGGCCGTAACGCCGGGGATGGTAGAACGCCAGCGGGGCCACATTGTTAACCTGAGTTCGATAGCGGGCAAGCAAACCTACGCCAATGGGGCTGTGTACTGCGCCAGTAAAGCCGCCGTTGAAGCCATCAGCACGGGTATGCGGCTGGACCTCACCCAGCACGGAATCAAAGTAACGAATATTGCCCCCGGTGCCGTTGAAACGGAGTTTTCAGTAGTACGCTTTAAAGGCGATACCGAACGGGCGGCTAAAGTATACGAAGGGTTTTCGCCCCTCACCGCCGATGATATTGCCGATACCATCGTTTATGCCGTAACGGCCCCCGCCAACGTCACCATTGCCGATATGACTATCCTGGCTTCGGCTCAGGCCGCTGCTACGACGATTCATCGGAAGTAA